The following are encoded together in the Kribbella voronezhensis genome:
- a CDS encoding LacI family DNA-binding transcriptional regulator has protein sequence MPNGSEIEQVPEVTTPSARRAPSLTDVAALAGVSHMTVSRVINDSEVVRPATRERVRAAIETLGYRPNTAARALVTGRTGTLGVVTMDSTLYGPASTLYGIECAARDAGFAITVASVGQPGRGSIAEAVETLQRQGVEGIVVIAPHVATAEALEFAPHDIPLVAVGGAAGPTPAVAVDQYDGARLATEHLLSLGHATVWHVAGPADWLEAAERERGWRETLKAHGARPPRLIRGDWSPRSGYEAGRTLAAKRDLGAVFVANDQMALGLLRAFTEAGISAPADVHIVGFDDIPEAEFFNPPLTTVRQDFTAVGRRTFALLSEQMSGAGRPGSERIAAELIVRQSTSPR, from the coding sequence GTGCCCAACGGTTCAGAGATCGAGCAGGTGCCGGAGGTTACGACGCCGTCCGCGCGGCGTGCGCCGAGCCTGACCGACGTCGCCGCGCTCGCCGGGGTGTCGCACATGACGGTGTCCCGGGTAATCAACGACAGCGAGGTCGTCCGGCCGGCCACCCGCGAACGGGTCCGGGCCGCGATCGAGACGCTGGGATACCGCCCGAACACCGCCGCCCGGGCCCTCGTCACCGGCCGGACCGGAACGCTCGGCGTAGTGACGATGGACTCCACCCTCTACGGACCGGCCAGCACGCTGTACGGGATCGAGTGCGCCGCGCGGGACGCCGGCTTCGCGATCACCGTCGCGAGCGTGGGCCAACCGGGCCGGGGGTCGATCGCCGAGGCCGTCGAGACCCTGCAGCGCCAGGGAGTCGAGGGCATCGTCGTCATCGCTCCCCACGTCGCGACGGCCGAGGCCCTGGAGTTCGCGCCCCACGACATCCCGCTCGTCGCGGTCGGCGGCGCGGCCGGCCCGACCCCGGCCGTCGCGGTCGACCAGTACGACGGCGCCCGGCTCGCCACCGAACATCTGCTGTCGCTCGGCCACGCCACCGTCTGGCACGTCGCCGGACCGGCCGACTGGCTCGAGGCCGCCGAACGTGAGCGCGGCTGGCGCGAGACGCTCAAGGCTCACGGCGCGCGGCCGCCGCGGTTGATCCGGGGCGACTGGAGCCCGCGCTCGGGGTACGAGGCCGGCCGGACCCTGGCCGCCAAGCGCGACCTGGGCGCGGTCTTCGTCGCCAACGACCAGATGGCGCTCGGCCTGCTGCGGGCGTTCACCGAGGCCGGGATCAGCGCTCCGGCGGACGTGCACATCGTCGGCTTCGACGACATCCCGGAGGCCGAGTTCTTCAACCCGCCGCTGACGACGGTCCGGCAGGACTTCACCGCGGTCGGGCGGCGGACCTTCGCCTTGCTGTCCGAGCAGATGAGCGGCGCCGGACGACCCGGCAGCGAGCGGATCGCCGCCGAGTTGATCGTCCGGCAGAGCACCAGTCCGCGCTGA
- a CDS encoding DUF4234 domain-containing protein, whose protein sequence is MTQEIAVPGRVGTPVAQGLQMKHRNPVGVWLGLPLITFGIYHLVWYYKIHAEMAQLDRRRVVPVAGPMLVLLLLGWTVIAPLVSYFGTGKRIANSQRAAGIPVTCSPGVGLLLMLVFGLGILYYQSELNKVTESYGATPVGAQVPLYA, encoded by the coding sequence ATGACCCAGGAAATCGCAGTACCAGGACGTGTGGGCACACCTGTCGCCCAGGGTTTGCAGATGAAGCATCGCAATCCCGTCGGTGTCTGGCTTGGCTTGCCGCTGATCACTTTCGGCATTTACCACCTCGTCTGGTACTACAAGATCCATGCAGAGATGGCGCAACTCGACCGGCGGCGAGTCGTCCCCGTCGCCGGCCCGATGCTTGTCCTATTGCTCCTTGGCTGGACGGTCATCGCGCCTCTTGTCTCGTACTTCGGCACGGGCAAGCGAATTGCCAACAGTCAGCGAGCCGCGGGGATTCCGGTGACCTGCAGCCCGGGCGTCGGACTTTTGCTGATGCTGGTGTTCGGGCTTGGCATCCTCTATTACCAGTCGGAATTGAACAAGGTGACCGAGTCGTACGGCGCGACGCCGGTAGGTGCGCAGGTGCCGCTTTACGCCTGA
- a CDS encoding LLM class flavin-dependent oxidoreductase translates to MSREFLWYIPNQVEPGHRGDDAVPGHNSLERLTELARLTEEHGWGGALLGTGWGRPDTLTVATALAARTSTFQPLVAIRPGYWQPAHFASASSTLDELSGGRLLINIVSGQDNLAAYGDAEGDQAQRYARTKEFLQLVRRLWTEENVTFTGEYFSVERSTVATRPVPREGRPHPRLYFGGASPAAEKVAATDADVQLFWGESRDGIAERIDRLTTLQAELGREHPPLEFGLRITTLIRDTTDQAWADAEAKVEKLAGAQDALAQHSRRFKAVGQQRLLALAEQGEVLDDNLYTTPGKYGGGGAGTTWLVGSAEDVAKSLRKYADLGITHFILSDTPYRKELIRLGDQLLPHLA, encoded by the coding sequence ATGAGCCGAGAATTCCTGTGGTACATCCCCAATCAGGTCGAACCCGGGCACCGCGGTGACGACGCCGTACCAGGGCACAACAGCTTGGAGCGGTTGACCGAGTTGGCTCGGCTGACCGAGGAGCACGGATGGGGTGGCGCCCTGTTGGGGACGGGCTGGGGACGGCCGGACACGTTGACGGTGGCGACGGCGCTCGCGGCGAGGACGTCCACGTTCCAGCCGCTGGTGGCGATCCGGCCGGGGTACTGGCAGCCGGCCCATTTCGCCTCGGCGTCGAGCACGCTGGACGAACTGTCCGGCGGCCGGTTGCTGATCAACATCGTGTCCGGGCAGGACAACCTCGCGGCGTACGGCGATGCCGAAGGCGACCAGGCGCAGCGCTACGCCCGCACCAAGGAGTTCCTGCAACTCGTGCGCCGGCTCTGGACCGAGGAGAACGTCACCTTCACCGGCGAGTACTTCTCGGTCGAGCGGTCCACGGTCGCGACCCGCCCGGTCCCCCGCGAGGGACGACCACACCCACGCCTGTACTTCGGTGGCGCCTCCCCCGCCGCCGAGAAGGTCGCCGCCACCGACGCCGACGTACAACTCTTCTGGGGCGAATCCCGCGACGGCATCGCCGAACGCATCGACCGGCTGACGACTCTCCAGGCAGAACTCGGCCGCGAGCACCCACCACTCGAATTCGGCCTCCGGATCACCACCCTGATCCGCGACACCACCGACCAGGCCTGGGCCGACGCCGAGGCGAAGGTCGAGAAATTGGCCGGCGCCCAGGACGCCCTCGCCCAGCACTCCCGGCGCTTCAAAGCCGTCGGCCAGCAACGCCTCCTCGCCCTCGCCGAGCAAGGCGAGGTCCTCGACGACAACCTCTACACGACCCCCGGCAAGTACGGCGGTGGCGGCGCCGGCACCACCTGGCTGGTCGGCTCGGCCGAAGACGTCGCCAAGTCCCTCCGCAAGTACGCCGACCTGGGCATCACCCACTTCATCCTCTCGGACACCCCCTACCGCAAAGAGCTCATCCGCCTCGGCGACCAACTCCTCCCCCACCTCGCCTAG
- a CDS encoding ABC transporter substrate-binding protein produces MKRLVAVATSLVLAGSLVACGGDKPKPSASSDSITMGFAQVGAESGWRTANTKSIQETAKTAGIELKFSDAQQKQENQIKSIRSFIQQKVDVIAFSPVVETGWDTVLMEAKRANIPVVLTDRAVDSKDTSLYKTFLGSDFVVEGKKAGEWLVKEGDAADVNKDGSIKVVELQGTTGAAPAIDRKKGFEDAMKANPKITIAASQTGDFTRDGGKKVMESFLKSQKNIDVVFAHNDDMGLGAIEAIEAAGLKPGKDIQIISIDAVKDGMTALAAGKINYIVECNPLLGPQLMDLAKKVVAGESVPARVLTEETTFDQAAAKAALPSRQY; encoded by the coding sequence GTGAAGAGACTGGTGGCGGTTGCGACGAGCCTGGTGCTCGCCGGCAGCCTGGTGGCTTGCGGAGGTGACAAGCCCAAGCCGAGTGCGTCCAGCGACAGCATCACGATGGGCTTCGCCCAGGTCGGCGCCGAGAGCGGCTGGCGGACGGCGAACACGAAGTCGATCCAGGAGACCGCCAAGACGGCGGGGATCGAGCTGAAGTTCTCCGACGCCCAGCAGAAGCAGGAGAACCAGATCAAGTCGATCAGGTCCTTCATCCAGCAGAAGGTGGACGTGATCGCCTTCTCGCCGGTGGTCGAGACCGGCTGGGACACCGTGCTGATGGAGGCCAAGCGGGCCAACATCCCGGTCGTCCTGACCGACCGCGCGGTCGACTCCAAGGACACCTCGCTCTACAAGACCTTCCTCGGCTCCGACTTCGTTGTCGAGGGCAAGAAGGCCGGCGAGTGGCTGGTCAAGGAGGGCGACGCGGCGGACGTGAACAAGGACGGCAGCATCAAGGTCGTCGAGCTGCAGGGGACGACCGGCGCGGCGCCGGCCATCGACCGCAAGAAGGGCTTCGAGGACGCCATGAAGGCGAACCCGAAGATCACCATCGCGGCCTCGCAGACGGGTGACTTCACCCGTGACGGCGGCAAGAAGGTGATGGAGTCGTTCCTGAAGTCGCAGAAGAACATCGACGTGGTGTTCGCGCACAACGACGACATGGGGCTCGGCGCGATCGAGGCGATCGAGGCGGCCGGACTCAAGCCGGGCAAGGACATCCAGATCATCAGCATCGACGCGGTGAAGGACGGGATGACCGCGCTGGCGGCCGGCAAGATCAACTACATCGTCGAGTGCAACCCGCTGCTCGGCCCACAACTGATGGACCTGGCGAAGAAGGTCGTGGCCGGTGAGTCGGTGCCCGCACGGGTGCTGACCGAGGAGACCACGTTCGACCAGGCCGCTGCCAAGGCGGCCCTGCCCTCGCGGCAGTACTGA
- a CDS encoding peptidoglycan recognition protein family protein → MARPMTADQTLAALRKWEVRVREYPGWRTRGRPGGIKDARGIVIHHTGSTSQADDYLNFLFVRGRPEDGIPGPLCHVSTDMDGDLHLGAVGRANHAGSGSLTTLNHVTAQNYRGYSAELRPGADNVDGNDYYYGNEIRYDGSRAMTAAAYRTALLHAAAICDFYGWSALSVIGHKEHTLRKDDPGHCLMNRFRTDLAAVLRAGPGDDMANADEVLAELRRFEAAEAQRYADLASRVQGLINQEAGRYADYLRRFDAIMKALPNAVLEPLPGTPSDPTDPADPVDPVDPSDPTDPSEPSDPSDPSDPSDPAGSRSS, encoded by the coding sequence TTGGCCAGGCCGATGACGGCTGATCAGACGCTGGCGGCACTACGCAAGTGGGAGGTGAGGGTCCGCGAATATCCGGGCTGGCGGACGCGCGGCCGGCCGGGCGGGATCAAGGACGCGCGCGGGATCGTCATCCATCACACCGGCAGCACCTCCCAGGCCGACGACTACCTGAACTTCCTGTTCGTCCGCGGCCGCCCCGAGGACGGCATCCCGGGACCGCTGTGCCACGTGTCGACCGACATGGACGGCGACCTGCACCTCGGCGCGGTCGGCCGGGCCAACCACGCGGGCTCGGGTTCACTGACGACGCTGAACCACGTGACCGCGCAGAACTACAGGGGGTACTCCGCCGAGCTGCGTCCCGGCGCGGACAACGTGGACGGCAACGACTACTACTACGGCAACGAGATCCGGTACGACGGCTCGCGCGCGATGACGGCGGCCGCCTACCGTACTGCGCTGTTGCACGCGGCCGCGATCTGCGACTTCTACGGGTGGTCCGCGCTGTCCGTGATCGGGCACAAGGAACACACGCTGCGCAAGGACGACCCGGGCCACTGCTTGATGAACAGATTCCGCACCGACCTGGCCGCAGTACTGAGGGCCGGACCTGGAGACGACATGGCGAACGCAGACGAGGTACTGGCCGAACTCAGGAGGTTCGAGGCCGCGGAGGCGCAGCGGTACGCCGATCTGGCGTCCCGGGTGCAGGGCCTGATCAACCAGGAGGCCGGCCGCTACGCCGACTACCTCCGTCGCTTCGACGCCATCATGAAGGCCCTCCCCAACGCCGTCCTCGAACCACTCCCCGGTACGCCGAGCGACCCGACCGACCCGGCCGACCCGGTCGACCCGGTCGACCCCAGCGACCCGACCGACCCCAGCGAGCCCAGCGACCCCAGCGACCCCAGCGACCCGAGCGATCCGGCAGGTTCCCGCTCCAGCTGA
- the glnA gene encoding type I glutamate--ammonia ligase — MFSSAEELLAYVKDEGVAFIDVRFCDLPGIMQHFTVPVSSFGPEVFEDGLQFDGSSIRGFQQIHESDMSLLPDPTTAYVDPFRRDKTLIVNFFVHDPLTGEAYSRDPRNIARKAQEYLKSTGIADTAFFAPEAEFYVFDDVRFETKQNESYYHIDSVAGAWNTGRVEEGGNRGYKVRYKGGYFPAPPVDHFADLRNDITKHLETSGLTVERAHHEVGTAGQAEINYRFDTLLTAADDLMKFKYIVKNTAWDAGKTATFMPKPIFGDNGSGMHCHQSLWSDGNPLFYDESGYGGLSDIARWYIGGILKHAPSLLAFTNPTVNSYHRLVPGFEAPVNLVYSQRNRSACIRIPITGSNPKAKRIEFRCPDPSSNPYLAFSAQLLAGLDGIRNKIEPADPIDKDLYELPPEEHASVAQVPTSLPAVIDSLEADHDFLLEGDVFTADLIETWVDFKRENEIAPIQLRPHPHEFELYYDV; from the coding sequence ATGTTTTCCAGCGCTGAGGAGCTGCTCGCCTACGTCAAGGACGAGGGCGTCGCGTTCATCGACGTCCGGTTCTGTGACCTGCCGGGCATCATGCAGCACTTCACCGTCCCGGTGTCGTCATTCGGTCCCGAGGTCTTCGAGGACGGCCTGCAGTTCGACGGTTCGTCGATCCGCGGCTTCCAGCAGATCCACGAGTCGGACATGTCACTGCTGCCCGACCCGACCACGGCCTACGTCGACCCGTTCCGCCGGGACAAGACGCTGATCGTCAACTTCTTCGTGCACGACCCGCTGACCGGCGAGGCCTACAGCCGGGACCCGCGCAACATCGCCCGCAAGGCGCAGGAGTACCTGAAGTCGACCGGCATCGCCGACACCGCCTTCTTCGCGCCGGAGGCCGAGTTCTACGTCTTCGACGACGTACGGTTCGAGACCAAGCAGAACGAGAGCTACTACCACATCGACTCCGTGGCCGGCGCCTGGAACACCGGCCGGGTCGAGGAGGGTGGTAACCGTGGCTACAAGGTCCGCTACAAGGGTGGCTACTTCCCCGCGCCGCCGGTCGACCACTTCGCCGACCTGCGCAACGACATCACCAAGCACCTCGAGACCAGCGGCCTGACCGTCGAGCGGGCGCACCACGAGGTCGGTACGGCGGGGCAGGCGGAGATCAACTACCGCTTCGACACGCTGCTCACCGCGGCCGACGACCTGATGAAGTTCAAGTACATCGTCAAGAACACCGCCTGGGACGCCGGCAAGACCGCGACCTTCATGCCGAAGCCGATCTTCGGCGACAACGGCTCGGGTATGCACTGCCACCAGTCGCTGTGGAGCGACGGCAACCCGCTGTTCTACGACGAGTCCGGCTACGGCGGCCTGTCCGACATCGCCCGCTGGTACATCGGCGGCATCCTCAAGCACGCGCCGTCGCTGCTGGCCTTCACCAACCCGACGGTGAACTCCTACCACCGCCTGGTGCCGGGCTTCGAGGCGCCGGTCAACCTGGTCTACTCCCAGCGCAACCGGTCGGCCTGCATCCGGATCCCGATCACCGGGTCGAACCCGAAGGCGAAGCGGATCGAGTTCCGCTGCCCCGACCCGTCGTCGAACCCGTACCTGGCCTTCTCGGCCCAGCTGCTGGCCGGCCTGGACGGTATCCGTAACAAGATCGAGCCCGCGGACCCGATCGACAAGGACCTGTACGAGCTGCCGCCGGAGGAGCACGCGTCGGTCGCCCAGGTGCCGACCTCGCTGCCGGCCGTGATCGACTCGCTCGAGGCCGACCACGACTTCCTCCTCGAGGGCGACGTGTTCACCGCCGACCTGATCGAGACCTGGGTCGACTTCAAGCGCGAGAACGAGATCGCCCCGATCCAGCTCCGCCCCCACCCGCACGAGTTCGAGCTGTACTACGACGTGTGA
- the yjfF gene encoding galactofuranose ABC transporter, permease protein YjfF: MTTSTSVTASPTFLDRVRTYSPPRRYLPVAATVALLIGMFGAGSLRYQGFADPQVVLNLFVDNAFLLVLGVGMTFVILTGGIDLSVGSVVALSTMIAASTLQAGWPAPVTIIAVLVSGTLLGTLMGLVIHYFEVQPFIASLAVMFLARGLCYLISVESIPIREGTFTAFAQGSVPLPGGYHVTPSVVVAVVVFAIGAWVLHMTRFGRTVYAVGGSESSAHLMGLRVAFVKVGVYTISGLCSALAGLLFAAYTLSGYSLHAVGMELDAIAAVVIGGTLLTGGRGLLLGTMFGVLLLGTIQTFISFDGTLSSWWTKISIGTLLLIFVVIQRLLTRRQN, encoded by the coding sequence ATGACCACCTCGACTTCGGTGACCGCGTCGCCGACCTTCCTCGATCGCGTTCGCACGTACAGTCCGCCACGTCGGTATCTGCCGGTGGCCGCGACGGTCGCGTTGCTGATCGGCATGTTCGGCGCCGGATCCCTGCGCTACCAGGGTTTCGCGGATCCGCAGGTCGTGCTGAACCTGTTCGTGGACAACGCGTTCCTGCTGGTACTGGGCGTCGGGATGACGTTCGTGATCCTCACCGGCGGTATCGACCTGAGCGTCGGGTCGGTCGTCGCGCTGTCCACCATGATCGCCGCGTCGACCTTGCAGGCGGGCTGGCCGGCGCCGGTAACGATCATCGCCGTGCTCGTGTCAGGGACACTCCTCGGGACCTTGATGGGCCTGGTGATCCATTACTTCGAGGTGCAGCCGTTCATAGCCTCGTTGGCGGTGATGTTCCTGGCGCGCGGGCTCTGCTATCTGATCAGCGTCGAGTCGATTCCGATCCGGGAGGGCACCTTCACGGCCTTCGCTCAGGGGTCCGTGCCGCTACCGGGTGGGTACCACGTCACGCCGAGCGTCGTCGTCGCTGTCGTCGTGTTCGCGATCGGTGCCTGGGTGCTGCACATGACCCGGTTCGGTCGCACTGTCTACGCCGTGGGCGGCAGTGAGAGCTCGGCCCACCTGATGGGCTTGCGGGTCGCGTTCGTCAAGGTCGGCGTCTACACGATCAGCGGGCTGTGCTCGGCGCTGGCCGGGTTGCTGTTCGCGGCGTACACGCTGTCGGGCTACAGCCTGCACGCGGTGGGGATGGAGCTCGACGCGATCGCGGCCGTCGTCATCGGCGGGACGCTGCTGACGGGTGGCCGTGGGCTGTTGCTGGGGACGATGTTCGGCGTCCTGCTGCTCGGCACCATCCAGACGTTCATCTCTTTCGACGGAACGTTGAGTTCGTGGTGGACGAAGATCTCGATCGGGACGCTGCTGCTGATCTTCGTGGTGATCCAGCGGTTGCTGACCCGGCGGCAGAACTGA
- a CDS encoding sugar ABC transporter ATP-binding protein — protein MTQVTTSIPPPAVGTPVVEMRGISISFPGVKALADVDFRLLPGEVHALMGENGAGKSTLIKALTGVYTIDEGTVTVAGTDHRFASPADSQAAGISTVYQEVNLCTNLTVAENMLLGREPHRFGRIDVKAMNRRARSILDRLGLSIDPGSSLGEHSIAIQQLVAIGRALDIDARVLILDEPTSSLDADEVAKLFAVMGDLRDQGVAILFVSHFLDQVFEISDRMTVLRNGKLVGEYLTRDTTQLALVEAMIGRELETLDRLEHQAPTAAPDEARVPLLQVLGLSRKGSLQAVDLEIYDGEVIGVAGLLGSGRTELARLLFGADTADAGTIDVRGSRRRFRTPRGAIGAKIAFSSENRRAEGVVEDLTIADNMLLTLQAARGWLRPVPQRTRDRLVTEYIKALDIRPPDPSALMRNLSGGNQQKVLLARWLITQPELLILDEPTRGIDIGAKTQIQQLVAKLADEGMSVVFISTELEEVLRLSDRVVVMRDRAKIADRFNDESVTVAGILATIAAGGADTKEEDSDA, from the coding sequence ATGACTCAGGTGACCACTTCGATCCCGCCACCGGCCGTCGGCACGCCTGTCGTCGAGATGCGCGGGATCTCCATCAGCTTTCCCGGCGTCAAGGCGCTGGCCGATGTCGACTTCCGGCTGCTGCCCGGCGAGGTGCACGCCCTGATGGGTGAGAACGGCGCCGGGAAGTCGACCCTGATCAAGGCCCTGACCGGCGTCTACACGATCGACGAGGGCACCGTGACGGTGGCGGGCACCGACCACCGGTTCGCCTCACCGGCCGACTCGCAGGCCGCGGGCATCAGCACGGTCTACCAGGAGGTCAATCTCTGCACGAACCTGACGGTCGCGGAGAACATGCTGCTCGGCCGCGAACCGCACCGGTTCGGCCGGATCGACGTCAAGGCGATGAACCGCCGGGCGCGGTCGATCCTGGACCGGCTCGGCCTGTCGATCGACCCGGGCTCGTCGCTGGGCGAGCACTCGATCGCGATCCAGCAACTGGTGGCGATCGGCCGTGCGCTCGACATCGACGCCCGGGTACTGATCCTCGACGAGCCGACGTCCAGCCTGGACGCCGACGAGGTGGCCAAACTGTTCGCGGTGATGGGCGATCTGCGCGACCAGGGAGTGGCGATCCTGTTCGTCTCCCACTTCCTGGACCAGGTCTTCGAGATCTCCGACCGGATGACGGTCCTGCGGAACGGGAAGCTCGTCGGTGAGTACCTGACCCGGGACACCACTCAGCTCGCGCTGGTCGAGGCCATGATCGGTCGCGAACTGGAGACCCTGGACCGGCTCGAGCACCAGGCTCCGACCGCCGCGCCCGACGAGGCGCGCGTCCCGCTCCTGCAGGTGCTGGGGCTGAGCCGCAAGGGAAGCTTGCAGGCCGTCGATCTGGAGATCTACGACGGCGAGGTGATCGGGGTCGCGGGTCTGCTGGGTTCTGGCCGCACCGAACTCGCCCGGTTGCTGTTCGGCGCCGATACCGCGGACGCCGGCACGATCGACGTACGGGGTTCCCGGCGCCGGTTCCGTACGCCGCGCGGTGCCATCGGCGCGAAGATCGCGTTCTCGAGCGAGAACCGCCGGGCCGAAGGCGTGGTCGAGGACCTGACCATCGCCGACAACATGCTGCTGACGCTGCAGGCCGCCCGCGGCTGGCTGCGCCCGGTGCCGCAGCGAACCCGTGATCGGCTGGTGACGGAGTACATCAAGGCGCTCGACATCCGCCCGCCCGACCCAAGCGCACTGATGCGCAACCTGTCCGGCGGCAACCAGCAGAAGGTGCTGCTGGCTCGCTGGCTGATCACCCAGCCGGAGTTGCTGATCCTGGACGAACCGACCCGCGGGATCGACATCGGCGCCAAGACCCAGATCCAGCAACTGGTCGCGAAGCTCGCCGACGAGGGCATGTCGGTGGTCTTCATCTCCACCGAACTCGAGGAGGTTCTCCGGCTCAGCGACCGCGTCGTGGTGATGCGGGACCGGGCCAAGATCGCGGACCGGTTCAACGACGAAAGCGTCACCGTGGCAGGGATCCTGGCGACCATCGCCGCCGGCGGCGCCGACACGAAGGAAGAGGACTCCGATGCGTGA
- a CDS encoding ABC transporter permease produces MRELLRRPLFWSTLALLLLIALNTAVTPSFLSVRLQDGHLYGSLIDILRNGAPVLLVALGMTLVIATRGIDLSVGAVAAIAGAVACVYIAGSDRPAATSTVVSAVALAVGVCILLGLWNGFLVSVFGIQPIIATLVLMTAGRGLAMLITDGQITTVVNPAFKVLGAGFVATLPVAILIALAVFAVTAVLARRTALGMLIESVGINPEASRLAGVRARTITWTVYVFCAFCAGVAGLMIASNTSAADANNAGLWIELDAILAVVIGGTSLAGGKFSLLGTLVGAMFIQTLATTIPTIGIPAEANYLFKAVVVIAVCLLQSPRARAAFRSRRPVSTVKAGAA; encoded by the coding sequence ATGCGTGAACTCCTCCGGCGGCCATTGTTCTGGTCGACGCTCGCGCTGTTGTTGCTGATAGCACTCAATACGGCTGTCACCCCGTCGTTCCTGTCGGTGCGGCTGCAGGACGGTCATCTGTACGGCAGCCTGATCGACATCCTTCGCAACGGTGCGCCGGTCCTGCTGGTGGCACTGGGAATGACGCTGGTGATCGCCACCCGCGGGATCGACCTCTCGGTCGGTGCCGTGGCTGCGATCGCCGGCGCCGTGGCCTGCGTGTACATCGCGGGTTCTGATCGGCCGGCGGCCACCTCGACGGTGGTCAGCGCCGTCGCGCTCGCGGTCGGCGTCTGCATTCTGCTCGGGCTGTGGAACGGGTTCCTGGTCTCGGTGTTCGGGATCCAGCCGATCATCGCCACCCTCGTGCTGATGACAGCCGGCCGCGGACTCGCGATGCTGATCACCGACGGCCAGATCACCACCGTGGTCAACCCGGCCTTCAAAGTGCTCGGCGCGGGCTTCGTGGCCACCTTGCCGGTGGCGATCCTGATCGCTCTCGCGGTCTTCGCGGTGACGGCGGTCCTGGCACGGCGTACGGCGCTCGGCATGCTCATCGAGTCGGTCGGCATCAACCCGGAGGCGAGCCGGCTCGCCGGGGTCCGGGCCCGGACGATCACCTGGACCGTCTACGTGTTCTGCGCCTTCTGCGCCGGCGTCGCCGGTCTGATGATCGCCTCGAACACGAGTGCGGCCGACGCGAACAACGCCGGTCTGTGGATCGAGCTGGACGCGATCCTGGCCGTCGTGATCGGCGGCACTTCGCTGGCCGGCGGCAAGTTCTCGCTGCTCGGGACGCTGGTCGGCGCGATGTTCATCCAGACCCTGGCCACCACGATCCCGACGATCGGGATTCCGGCCGAGGCCAACTACCTGTTCAAGGCGGTCGTGGTGATCGCGGTTTGTCTTCTGCAGTCTCCCAGGGCCCGCGCGGCGTTCCGCAGCCGTCGTCCCGTCTCCACCGTGAAGGCCGGTGCAGCATGA
- a CDS encoding alpha/beta hydrolase family esterase: MNDVGVDGQLTIGGLVRTFTLRLPRVDPGAKPLVLVLHGNHPEAGGWIMREWTTFDREADARGWVVAYPDGHGGSWADGRGVTSADEAGVDDVAFLRALIDHAAERYGTTPDRTVVAGASNGAFMAHRLALTSGDRVAVLAAVAGTLPASLSHLRPAYAVSALLIHGDADQLAPIGGGYSRRRGPNGELRGRTLSLEETADHYRTIDRCPRGQADATRVTFTGGVGGTQVAAWTVPGGGHSWPGAPTNPDHPEPTSTDFDAAAEISRFAARLLLPADDRRLLRLAAEHALGDGAGADSGEQGNQDARGDGAVTRIDAVEGRVASEDANEQHGHPHRDNCHRGPHLTNENP, translated from the coding sequence ATGAACGATGTCGGGGTCGACGGGCAGCTGACGATCGGTGGGCTCGTGCGCACCTTCACGCTCCGGCTGCCGAGAGTCGATCCGGGGGCGAAGCCACTCGTGCTGGTGCTGCACGGCAACCATCCCGAGGCCGGCGGCTGGATCATGCGCGAATGGACCACGTTCGACCGCGAGGCGGATGCGCGCGGTTGGGTCGTCGCGTATCCGGACGGCCACGGCGGTTCCTGGGCGGACGGTCGAGGCGTCACGAGCGCGGACGAGGCCGGCGTGGACGATGTGGCCTTTCTGCGGGCACTGATCGACCACGCAGCCGAGCGATACGGTACGACGCCCGACCGGACCGTGGTCGCCGGAGCCTCGAACGGCGCCTTCATGGCCCACCGGCTCGCGCTGACTTCCGGCGACCGGGTCGCCGTACTGGCCGCCGTAGCGGGAACCCTCCCCGCCTCGCTCAGCCACCTGCGACCGGCGTACGCCGTGTCGGCACTGCTTATCCACGGCGACGCCGACCAGCTCGCGCCCATCGGCGGCGGCTACTCCCGTCGCCGCGGTCCGAACGGCGAACTCCGCGGCCGCACCTTGTCACTCGAGGAGACAGCGGACCACTACCGGACGATCGACCGCTGCCCGCGCGGCCAGGCAGATGCCACGCGGGTGACGTTCACCGGCGGCGTCGGGGGCACCCAGGTCGCCGCCTGGACTGTCCCCGGCGGCGGCCACTCCTGGCCCGGAGCCCCCACGAATCCCGACCACCCCGAGCCGACCAGCACCGACTTCGACGCCGCGGCAGAAATCTCCCGCTTCGCCGCCCGACTCCTGCTACCGGCCGACGACCGCCGCCTACTCCGGCTTGCGGCCGAACACGCGCTTGGCGACGGAGCCGGTGCCGATAGCGGCGAACAGGGCAACCAAGACGCCCGAGGGGATGGTGCTGTAACTCGAATCGACGCTGTGGAAGGTCGTGTCGCCTCCGAAGACGCCAACGAACAGCACGGCCACCCACATCGCGACAATTGCCACCGTGGCCCACATCTCACGAACGAGAATCCGTGA